In a genomic window of Labilithrix sp.:
- a CDS encoding alpha/beta hydrolase has translation MLPTVLVPKDIAARGARIRFVEAGEGARKTPLLLLHDFCSSRDVWSASIEKLAERFHVLAPDLPGFGASEKPDPQRYAYGWDAFASSLFDLVAALGLGRVHVCGHGMGGGVALTLAAQHPASVNKLVLSSALVYPPQEHALERAGRLPLVGALVWRQAMGRALFRSYVQSTVYAGAPKVPAGRADELYDVFNTPGARQAAHATLVAKADTRPLVAHLPRVTADTLVVWGRDDAIAPIEHGRRLARELHARFEVLECGRCPPDEQPQAFALTLASFLEVPKEPEPREKKQTKKKAAARASDR, from the coding sequence ATGTTGCCCACCGTGCTCGTCCCGAAGGACATCGCCGCTCGTGGAGCGCGGATTCGCTTCGTCGAGGCGGGCGAAGGCGCGAGGAAGACGCCGCTCCTGCTCCTCCACGACTTCTGCTCGTCGCGCGACGTGTGGTCCGCGTCGATCGAGAAGCTCGCGGAAAGGTTCCATGTTCTGGCGCCGGACCTCCCCGGCTTCGGGGCGAGCGAGAAGCCCGATCCGCAGCGCTACGCGTACGGCTGGGACGCCTTCGCGAGCTCGCTCTTCGATCTCGTCGCCGCGCTCGGCCTCGGCCGCGTCCACGTCTGCGGCCACGGGATGGGCGGCGGCGTCGCGCTCACGCTGGCGGCGCAGCACCCCGCGAGCGTGAACAAGCTCGTGCTCTCCTCCGCGCTCGTCTACCCGCCGCAGGAGCACGCCCTCGAGCGCGCGGGCCGCCTCCCGCTCGTCGGCGCCCTCGTCTGGCGGCAGGCGATGGGCCGCGCGCTCTTCCGCTCCTACGTGCAGTCCACCGTCTACGCCGGCGCGCCGAAGGTGCCGGCCGGCCGCGCCGACGAGCTCTACGACGTCTTCAACACGCCGGGCGCGCGCCAGGCCGCGCACGCGACGCTGGTCGCGAAGGCGGACACGCGCCCGCTCGTCGCGCACCTCCCGCGCGTGACCGCGGACACGCTCGTGGTGTGGGGCCGCGACGACGCGATCGCGCCGATCGAGCACGGACGCCGCCTCGCGCGCGAGCTCCACGCGCGGTTCGAGGTGCTGGAGTGCGGTCGCTGCCCGCCCGACGAGCAGCCGCAGGCCTTCGCCCTCACGCTCGCGTCGTTCCTCGAGGTGCCGAAGGAGCCCGAGCCGCGCGAGAAGAAGCAGACGAAGAAGAAGGCCGCCGCACGCGCCAGCGATCGCTGA
- a CDS encoding diguanylate cyclase — MFWRRKESSTGIPARASLDDDVELNAALDAVGEILRARARHAFPLDGESAPEVEVYEQWAKHILVRSAAPTSPAGEAIVEHRDWRGLVDFVAKRARRENEYVSNSMRDMRNAIFALVDSISKTSGTQGKNDALLRRRVSALGAAVESGSVELLKREAALVADAVNKAIEEARRTAEQQNADLKARLESLGEQLEQTRREGDTDGLTRVANRRAFDLALERALTIASVVKRPVTLIMVDVDRFKSINDQHGHPGGDAVLKAIADTLARSFPRRSDLVARYGGEEFAIVLPDSGDAEVTVLADRLLHAIRALRVRLPSERTLAVTVSAGAAIALPNETASELVVRADRALYASKRAGRNRWCVAPAIAPDVSGAAGASGSDAPGVSAVA, encoded by the coding sequence ATGTTCTGGCGCCGCAAGGAGAGCTCGACCGGGATCCCGGCTCGGGCGTCCCTGGACGATGACGTCGAGCTGAACGCCGCGCTGGACGCGGTGGGCGAGATCCTGCGCGCGCGGGCGCGGCACGCGTTTCCGCTCGACGGCGAGAGCGCGCCCGAGGTCGAGGTCTACGAGCAGTGGGCCAAGCACATCCTCGTCCGCTCCGCGGCGCCGACCTCGCCCGCGGGCGAGGCGATCGTGGAGCATCGCGACTGGCGCGGGCTCGTCGACTTCGTCGCCAAGCGCGCGCGCCGCGAGAACGAGTACGTCAGCAACTCGATGCGCGACATGCGGAACGCGATCTTCGCGCTCGTCGACTCGATCTCGAAGACGTCGGGGACGCAGGGCAAGAACGACGCGTTGCTGCGGCGCCGCGTGAGCGCCCTCGGCGCCGCGGTCGAGTCGGGCTCGGTCGAGCTCCTGAAGCGCGAGGCGGCGCTCGTCGCGGACGCGGTCAACAAGGCGATCGAGGAGGCGCGGAGGACGGCGGAGCAGCAGAACGCCGATCTCAAGGCGCGGCTCGAGAGCCTCGGCGAGCAGCTCGAGCAGACGCGGCGCGAGGGTGACACCGACGGCCTCACGCGCGTCGCGAACCGCAGGGCCTTCGACCTCGCGCTCGAGCGCGCGCTGACGATCGCGAGCGTCGTGAAGCGCCCCGTCACCCTCATCATGGTCGACGTCGATCGCTTCAAGTCGATCAACGATCAGCACGGGCACCCCGGCGGCGACGCCGTCCTCAAGGCGATCGCCGACACGCTCGCGCGCTCCTTCCCGCGCCGCTCCGACCTCGTCGCGCGCTACGGCGGCGAGGAGTTCGCGATCGTCCTCCCCGACTCGGGCGACGCCGAGGTCACCGTCCTCGCCGATCGCCTCCTCCACGCGATCCGCGCGCTCCGCGTGAGGCTCCCGTCCGAGCGCACGCTCGCCGTCACCGTCTCCGCCGGCGCCGCGATCGCGCTCCCGAACGAGACCGCGAGCGAGCTCGTGGTCCGCGCCGATCGCGCGCTCTACGCGTCGAAGCGCGCGGGCCGCAACCGCTGGTGCGTCGCGCCCGCGATCGCGCCGGACGTCTCGGGCGCTGCGGGTGCTTCGGGCTCGGACGCTCCGGGCGTGAGCGCGGTGGCCTGA
- a CDS encoding PEGA domain-containing protein translates to MRSLRRALVVLVTAVALFALARPAVAAPSKEGCISANEDADVLRRRGALRAARVSLLACSAPECPQIVRDDCVAHLEEVDAAMPTVLFTALENGVAVTDVEIGVDHKPFAGHLYAEPLPIDPGEHTLTFEKKGYPIQTRRIAIKEGEKGRRETIVFGSATVSAPEGRLVVTAEAGARITIDDLSPVSDRFDGTVATGKHEVRVRKTGKRPYSKSVDVKAAETQTLHVVLEDEARSLTPWLIGGAIVVAVAAIVVGGVLIAGSSSGNDATARPGSTSTGLSLASF, encoded by the coding sequence ATGCGTTCACTGAGGCGCGCGCTCGTCGTCCTGGTCACCGCCGTCGCGCTCTTCGCCCTCGCGCGGCCCGCGGTCGCGGCGCCCTCGAAGGAAGGATGCATCTCCGCGAACGAGGACGCGGACGTCCTTCGCCGACGCGGCGCGCTTCGAGCCGCGCGCGTCTCGCTCCTCGCGTGCAGCGCGCCGGAGTGCCCGCAGATCGTCCGCGACGACTGCGTCGCGCACCTGGAGGAGGTCGACGCCGCGATGCCGACGGTGCTCTTCACCGCGCTCGAGAACGGCGTCGCCGTCACCGACGTGGAGATCGGCGTCGATCACAAACCGTTCGCCGGCCACCTCTACGCGGAGCCGCTCCCGATCGATCCCGGCGAGCACACGCTCACCTTCGAGAAGAAGGGCTACCCGATCCAGACGCGGCGGATCGCGATCAAGGAAGGAGAGAAGGGGCGCCGCGAGACGATCGTCTTCGGGAGCGCGACGGTCTCCGCACCGGAGGGGCGTCTCGTCGTGACGGCCGAAGCGGGGGCGCGGATCACGATCGACGATCTCTCGCCGGTGAGCGATCGCTTCGACGGGACGGTCGCGACGGGCAAGCACGAGGTGCGCGTCAGGAAGACGGGGAAGCGGCCGTACTCGAAGAGCGTCGACGTGAAGGCCGCGGAGACGCAAACGCTCCACGTGGTGCTCGAAGACGAGGCGCGCTCGCTCACGCCGTGGCTCATCGGCGGCGCGATCGTCGTCGCGGTGGCGGCGATCGTCGTGGGCGGGGTCCTGATCGCCGGCTCCTCCTCCGGCAACGACGCGACGGCGAGGCCGGGCAGCACGTCGACCGGCTTGTCGCTCGCCAGCTTCTGA
- a CDS encoding ABC transporter permease has product MKRLLRRAAWSVFVVWATITLAFLVNNALPSDPARMIAGQQAPPAAVARIRKDLGLDRPLYVQYGLFVTRLVHFGPSADEDPAHATCGTLGPLHLDLGKSYQQRRPVTTILAERAPRTLLLAFGAAMVQAIIGVSAGVVAAANKRRTADRIAVGASLLGVSAPTFVIGLLLQYVFAVKLRLFPIDGYGETAGEHLASVVLPAITLGVFGAAYYTRIVRDEMIGELAQDYVRTARAKGLSRRAVLVRHALRNALVPIVTIFGLEVGTLVGGAIVTESVFRWPGIGSLSVNAMLDRDGPLIMGCVIVTSSVVVLSTLFVDLAYQLLDPRMRVASR; this is encoded by the coding sequence GTGAAGCGCCTCCTTCGCCGCGCGGCCTGGTCCGTCTTCGTCGTGTGGGCGACGATCACGCTCGCGTTCCTCGTGAACAACGCGCTGCCGAGCGATCCGGCGCGGATGATCGCGGGGCAGCAGGCGCCGCCGGCGGCGGTCGCGCGCATCCGCAAGGACCTCGGGCTCGACCGACCGCTCTACGTGCAATACGGGCTCTTCGTGACGCGGCTCGTCCACTTCGGTCCGAGCGCAGACGAGGACCCCGCGCACGCGACGTGCGGGACGCTCGGGCCGCTCCACCTCGATCTCGGGAAGAGCTACCAGCAGCGGCGCCCCGTCACGACCATCCTCGCCGAGCGCGCGCCGCGCACGCTGCTCCTCGCGTTCGGCGCCGCGATGGTGCAGGCGATCATCGGCGTCAGCGCGGGCGTCGTCGCGGCGGCGAACAAGCGGCGCACCGCGGATCGGATCGCGGTCGGCGCGAGCCTCCTCGGCGTGAGCGCCCCGACCTTCGTGATCGGCCTCCTCTTGCAGTACGTGTTCGCGGTGAAGCTGCGCCTCTTCCCGATCGACGGCTACGGCGAGACGGCGGGCGAGCACCTCGCGAGCGTCGTCCTCCCCGCGATCACGCTCGGCGTGTTCGGCGCGGCGTATTACACGCGCATCGTGCGCGACGAGATGATCGGGGAGCTCGCGCAGGACTACGTCCGCACCGCGCGCGCGAAGGGCCTCTCGCGCCGCGCGGTGCTCGTGCGCCACGCGCTCCGGAACGCGCTCGTCCCGATCGTCACCATCTTCGGCCTCGAGGTCGGCACCCTCGTCGGCGGCGCGATCGTCACCGAGAGCGTCTTCCGCTGGCCCGGCATCGGCTCCCTCTCCGTCAACGCGATGCTCGACCGCGACGGCCCCCTCATCATGGGCTGCGTCATCGTCACGAGCAGCGTCGTCGTCCTCTCCACCCTCTTCGTCGACCTCGCCTACCAGCTGCTCGACCCGCGGATGCGCGTCGCCTCGCGGTAG
- the purH gene encoding bifunctional phosphoribosylaminoimidazolecarboxamide formyltransferase/IMP cyclohydrolase: MPIRTALLSVSDKTGLIAFARALANRGVTLLSSGGTAKALAAEGIAVQTVEDYTGSPEVMGGRVKTLHPRVHGGILAREGTDDADLGRLGAKPIDLVVVNLYPFEKVAANPASTLEEIIENIDIGGPSMVRSAAKNHARVAIVCDPADYDRVLAEVEKGGEVSAATRRELAAKAYAHTAAYDAAISGVLSGSRAAADESADKTTYPRYLTLPFERAYALRYGENPHQTGAFYVERNAPAGSLARAESLGAGGKELSFNNLVDVDAALEAVREHTEPTAVVVKHTNPCGVATAKTLADAYRTARDADALSAFGGIVALNREVDAATAALLAETFLECVVAPSFAAAALEALRAKKNLRLIATGSPDPNHAALQYKRVSGGLVVQSADATAALEASGGKVVTKRAPTAEELTALEFAWRVCKHVKSNAIVLAKGQRTVGVGAGQMSRVISVQIACEKAGDEAKGSVLASDAFFPFPDGIEAAAKHGITAVAQPGGSVKDPDVIATADRLGLAMVTTGFRHFRH; this comes from the coding sequence ATGCCCATCCGGACCGCGCTCCTCTCCGTCTCCGACAAGACTGGTCTCATCGCGTTCGCGCGTGCGCTCGCGAACCGCGGGGTGACGCTCCTCTCGTCGGGCGGGACCGCGAAGGCGCTCGCGGCGGAGGGGATCGCGGTGCAGACGGTCGAGGACTACACCGGCTCGCCCGAGGTGATGGGGGGGCGCGTGAAGACGCTGCACCCGCGCGTCCACGGCGGCATCCTCGCGCGGGAGGGGACCGACGACGCCGACCTCGGCCGCCTCGGCGCGAAGCCGATCGACCTCGTCGTCGTGAACCTCTATCCGTTCGAGAAGGTCGCGGCGAACCCCGCCTCGACGCTCGAGGAGATCATCGAGAACATCGACATCGGCGGGCCGTCGATGGTGCGCTCCGCGGCGAAGAACCACGCGCGCGTCGCGATCGTCTGCGACCCGGCCGACTACGATCGCGTCCTCGCCGAGGTCGAGAAGGGCGGCGAGGTGTCGGCCGCGACGCGGCGCGAGCTCGCGGCGAAGGCCTACGCCCACACCGCGGCGTACGACGCGGCGATCAGCGGCGTCCTCTCGGGCTCGCGCGCCGCGGCCGACGAGAGCGCCGACAAGACGACGTACCCGCGCTACCTCACGCTGCCGTTCGAGCGTGCGTATGCGCTTCGATATGGAGAGAACCCGCACCAGACGGGCGCGTTCTACGTCGAGCGCAACGCGCCGGCGGGGAGCCTCGCGCGCGCGGAGAGCCTCGGCGCCGGCGGCAAGGAGCTCTCCTTCAACAACCTCGTCGACGTCGACGCCGCGCTCGAGGCGGTGCGCGAGCACACCGAGCCGACGGCGGTGGTGGTGAAGCACACGAACCCGTGCGGCGTCGCGACCGCGAAGACGCTCGCGGACGCTTATCGAACCGCGCGCGACGCCGACGCGCTCTCGGCCTTCGGCGGCATCGTCGCGCTGAACCGCGAGGTCGACGCGGCGACGGCGGCGCTCCTCGCGGAGACGTTCCTCGAGTGCGTCGTCGCGCCGTCGTTCGCGGCCGCCGCGCTCGAGGCGCTGCGCGCGAAGAAGAACCTCCGCCTCATCGCGACGGGGAGCCCCGATCCGAACCACGCCGCGCTCCAGTACAAGCGCGTCTCGGGCGGCCTCGTGGTGCAGAGCGCGGACGCGACCGCGGCGCTCGAGGCCTCCGGCGGCAAGGTCGTCACGAAGCGGGCCCCCACCGCGGAGGAGCTCACCGCCCTCGAGTTCGCGTGGCGCGTGTGCAAGCACGTGAAGTCGAACGCGATCGTCCTCGCGAAGGGACAGCGCACCGTCGGCGTCGGCGCAGGCCAGATGTCGCGCGTGATTTCGGTGCAGATCGCATGTGAAAAAGCAGGGGACGAGGCGAAGGGCTCCGTCCTCGCGTCCGACGCGTTCTTCCCGTTCCCCGACGGCATCGAGGCCGCCGCGAAGCACGGCATCACCGCCGTCGCGCAGCCGGGCGGCAGCGTAAAGGACCCCGACGTCATCGCCACCGCCGACCGCCTCGGCCTCGCGATGGTGACGACAGGCTTCCGCCACTTCCGGCACTAG
- a CDS encoding ABC transporter substrate-binding protein has translation MRSIHAAISVLALCGCASEVPTPLPSAGSSEPKRGGTVNLATFGDIRAIDPANVADGLAPQIVEQVFAGLVDFDHDGNIVPDLAERWELADEGKTYRFFLREGVRFHDGEEVTAADVKRSVERSLHGSAPNPYASYFTMLDGFDELNAKKAETMPGVDVEGRYVVAFHLKEPDATFLSLAAMLVLRPVCKSGGARYVDTWHPCGAGPFKLPPNGWEHGQSLTLVRHDGYFKPGLPYLDSVRWTFHQNQYTQLFRFVRGDLDVLRDFIPPEQLRFQADARWKPFGDYDGDNQIIGEAMNVEMKPFDNVEIRRAVSAAIDRAAIQRVRATNLRATNQLIPPGVPGYEPDIEGQKTDLSAALEHMRRAGYPYDPVTKKGGYPEVVPYLVYKQGLQEYTGQLLMQMLERIGIRLELRVVNYPTFLALRGRRHGSAIGPGFWIQDYPDALAFLEPMFHTKAIAEESSNNWSFYANPRFDDLVERAHRELDPARRKVLLHDAQGILLDDAPWAFTQTFRFYTQRQPYLRDHRTHPVWVHDFGKVWLDRAAGSVGARIFTPNALGALAR, from the coding sequence ATGCGCTCGATCCACGCCGCGATTAGCGTCCTCGCGCTGTGCGGCTGCGCGAGCGAGGTCCCGACGCCGCTGCCTTCGGCGGGGAGCAGCGAGCCGAAGCGCGGCGGGACGGTGAACCTCGCGACGTTCGGCGACATCCGCGCGATCGATCCCGCGAACGTCGCCGACGGGCTCGCGCCGCAGATCGTCGAGCAGGTCTTCGCCGGCCTCGTCGACTTCGATCACGACGGCAACATCGTCCCCGATCTCGCGGAGCGGTGGGAGCTCGCCGACGAAGGCAAGACGTACCGCTTCTTCCTCCGCGAAGGCGTGCGCTTCCATGACGGCGAAGAGGTGACCGCCGCCGACGTGAAGCGGAGCGTCGAGCGCTCGCTCCACGGCAGCGCGCCGAACCCGTACGCGTCGTACTTCACGATGCTCGACGGCTTCGACGAGCTGAACGCGAAGAAGGCGGAGACGATGCCCGGCGTCGACGTCGAAGGGAGGTACGTCGTCGCGTTCCACCTGAAGGAGCCCGACGCGACGTTCCTCTCCCTCGCCGCGATGTTGGTCCTGCGACCGGTGTGCAAGAGCGGCGGCGCGCGCTACGTGGACACGTGGCATCCGTGCGGAGCGGGGCCGTTCAAGCTGCCGCCGAACGGCTGGGAGCACGGGCAGTCGCTGACGCTCGTGCGCCACGACGGCTACTTCAAGCCGGGGCTCCCCTACCTCGACTCCGTGCGCTGGACCTTCCATCAGAACCAGTACACGCAGCTCTTCCGCTTCGTGCGCGGCGACCTCGACGTGCTGCGCGACTTCATCCCGCCGGAGCAGCTCCGCTTCCAGGCCGACGCGCGCTGGAAACCGTTCGGCGACTACGACGGCGACAACCAGATCATCGGCGAGGCGATGAACGTCGAGATGAAGCCGTTCGACAACGTCGAGATCCGGCGCGCGGTGTCGGCCGCGATCGATCGCGCCGCGATCCAGCGCGTGCGCGCGACGAACCTGCGCGCGACGAACCAGCTCATCCCCCCCGGCGTCCCCGGCTACGAGCCGGACATCGAGGGCCAGAAGACCGATCTCTCCGCCGCGCTCGAGCACATGCGGAGGGCGGGCTACCCCTACGATCCGGTGACGAAGAAGGGCGGCTACCCCGAGGTCGTCCCGTACCTCGTCTACAAGCAGGGCCTGCAGGAGTACACCGGCCAGCTCCTCATGCAGATGCTCGAGCGGATCGGCATCCGCCTCGAGCTCCGCGTCGTCAACTACCCCACGTTCCTCGCGCTCCGCGGCCGCCGCCACGGCTCCGCGATCGGGCCCGGCTTCTGGATCCAGGACTACCCCGACGCGCTCGCGTTCCTCGAGCCGATGTTCCACACGAAGGCGATCGCGGAGGAGTCCTCCAACAACTGGTCGTTCTACGCGAACCCGCGCTTCGACGACCTCGTCGAGCGCGCGCACCGCGAGCTCGATCCGGCGCGGCGCAAGGTGCTCCTCCACGACGCGCAGGGGATCCTCCTCGACGACGCGCCGTGGGCCTTCACGCAGACGTTCCGCTTCTACACCCAGCGCCAGCCCTACCTCCGCGATCACCGCACGCACCCGGTCTGGGTCCACGACTTCGGCAAGGTCTGGCTCGATCGCGCGGCGGGCTCGGTCGGCGCGCGGATCTTCACGCCGAACGCGCTGGGGGCGCTCGCGCGGTGA
- a CDS encoding pentapeptide repeat-containing protein encodes MESASSPNGTFERVYSQEEKAALRGEVFTHRELVGVDFAGADLRGSRFQGTSLVRCNFKDADLRGARFVLCDFTGVVLTDAILGDNRFDGSTFADMIGVEAPTQTLIEKNGGTFLPPHASSR; translated from the coding sequence ATGGAAAGTGCGTCCTCGCCCAATGGCACGTTCGAACGCGTCTACAGCCAGGAGGAGAAGGCCGCGCTGCGCGGCGAAGTCTTCACGCATCGAGAGCTCGTCGGCGTCGACTTCGCGGGCGCCGATCTCCGCGGGTCTCGGTTCCAAGGGACGTCGCTCGTGCGATGCAACTTCAAGGACGCGGACCTCCGCGGCGCACGCTTCGTCCTCTGCGACTTCACTGGCGTCGTCCTGACGGACGCGATCTTGGGGGACAACCGGTTCGACGGCAGCACGTTCGCCGACATGATCGGGGTGGAGGCTCCCACCCAGACCCTGATCGAGAAGAACGGCGGGACGTTCCTCCCTCCGCACGCCAGCTCGAGGTGA
- a CDS encoding ABC transporter permease: MGRVRIRGNVRVGLVLVGVLVALAIVGPFLARHDPYTSDFARGVTPELLPVGPSGEYWLGTDRLFRDVFARLATGARVSLLIGVCATAIAIAIGSVVGVVAGWYEGTLLDTVAMRVVDVGLAFPFLLIVMALGAALERTTASTIFLTLGLTGWLGIARIVRSKTLQLRHLDFVVAARALGQSTPRILTRHVLPNIAGPLVVLATILVAQMILAESVLSYLGAGIAPPTPTWGHMLFEGQDYLSAAPWITGAPGVAILTAVLGFNLLGEGLRDALDPRRD, from the coding sequence ATGGGACGCGTGCGGATCCGAGGCAACGTCCGCGTCGGGCTCGTGCTCGTCGGCGTCCTCGTCGCCCTCGCGATCGTCGGTCCATTCCTTGCAAGGCACGACCCGTACACGAGCGACTTCGCGCGCGGCGTCACGCCCGAGCTGCTCCCGGTCGGTCCGAGCGGCGAGTACTGGCTCGGCACCGACCGCCTCTTCCGCGACGTGTTCGCGCGCCTCGCGACCGGCGCGCGCGTCTCGCTCCTCATCGGCGTGTGCGCGACCGCGATCGCGATCGCGATCGGGAGCGTCGTCGGCGTCGTCGCGGGCTGGTACGAGGGCACGCTCCTCGACACGGTCGCGATGCGCGTCGTCGACGTCGGTCTCGCCTTCCCTTTCCTCCTCATCGTCATGGCGCTCGGCGCCGCGCTCGAGCGCACGACCGCGTCGACGATCTTCCTCACGCTCGGGCTCACGGGGTGGCTCGGCATCGCGCGCATCGTGCGATCGAAGACGCTCCAGCTCCGTCACCTCGACTTCGTCGTCGCCGCGCGCGCGCTCGGCCAGTCGACGCCGCGCATCCTCACGCGCCACGTCCTCCCCAACATCGCGGGGCCGCTCGTCGTCCTCGCGACGATCCTCGTCGCGCAGATGATCCTCGCCGAGAGCGTGCTCTCGTACCTCGGCGCCGGCATCGCGCCGCCGACCCCGACCTGGGGCCACATGTTGTTCGAGGGGCAGGACTACCTCTCCGCCGCGCCGTGGATCACGGGCGCGCCCGGCGTCGCGATCCTCACCGCCGTCCTCGGCTTCAACCTCCTCGGAGAAGGCCTGCGCGATGCGCTCGATCCACGCCGCGATTAG
- a CDS encoding VOC family protein encodes MSIVDHFGVTVTDFEKGLAFYEKALAPLGIKVVMKIGKELTGGQYEGAGFGNEKGKPDFWIGAGGGKKPAGNACHFAFVAASRAEVDAFYKAALDAGGKDNGPPGVRAHYHPAYYGAFVLDLDGHNIEAVTHKPE; translated from the coding sequence ATGAGCATCGTTGACCATTTTGGCGTGACTGTTACGGATTTCGAGAAGGGGCTCGCGTTCTACGAGAAGGCGCTGGCGCCGCTCGGGATCAAGGTCGTGATGAAGATCGGGAAGGAGCTGACCGGCGGGCAGTACGAAGGGGCCGGGTTCGGCAACGAGAAGGGAAAACCCGACTTCTGGATCGGGGCCGGCGGCGGGAAGAAGCCGGCCGGGAACGCGTGTCATTTCGCGTTCGTCGCGGCGAGCCGTGCGGAAGTGGATGCATTCTACAAGGCCGCGCTGGACGCGGGCGGCAAGGACAACGGACCGCCCGGCGTCCGCGCGCACTACCACCCGGCCTACTACGGCGCGTTCGTCCTCGACCTCGACGGCCACAACATCGAGGCCGTGACGCACAAGCCGGAGTGA
- a CDS encoding serine/threonine protein kinase, with protein sequence MASEELINTPPPGTVLAGKYRVDRVLGHGGMGYVLAATHLHLDEPVAIKFLHAAHAGDSERIARFVREAKAVRKIRSEHVVRVLDVGVLDHGVPYIVMEFLEGSDLDGILRRSGRQAIATAVDFILQTSEALAEAHCQGMVHRDLKPANLFVTKRADGHDLVKVLDFGISKVIDAGGESALTKAGTMLGSPLYMAPEQIRSFSAVDGRTDIWSLAIVLHECLVGRPPFDGDSLPELCGRILDEPAPPIRAKRPDIPEALEQVILRCLAKDPAARFANVAELANALAPFASDFGRQSVATIAGVFATAGIEVPRSSTAPAPIAPVAAPTPTPKTRDRTLFDPTLASQRTPPSATGPFSPVGASTTGKAWGPPRASSPPPITAKKTDDNTAAIAIGAVVAGLAVLGLVGVLVAPAIRARRAEPTASPESAPPPVTVTVTVTASAPPPPPVVDAAVADVPVPDAAPPAIAPAPAPAPVKVDCTEPYVFDATGRKRWKPECVH encoded by the coding sequence ATGGCGAGCGAGGAGCTGATCAACACGCCGCCGCCGGGGACGGTCCTCGCGGGCAAGTACCGCGTCGATCGCGTCCTCGGTCATGGCGGGATGGGCTACGTCCTCGCGGCGACGCATCTGCACCTCGACGAGCCGGTCGCGATCAAGTTCCTCCACGCCGCGCACGCGGGCGACTCGGAGCGCATCGCGCGCTTCGTCCGCGAGGCGAAGGCCGTCCGCAAGATCCGGAGCGAGCACGTCGTCCGCGTCCTCGACGTCGGGGTCCTGGACCACGGCGTGCCGTACATCGTGATGGAGTTCCTCGAGGGCTCCGACCTCGACGGGATCCTCCGCCGGTCCGGTCGGCAAGCCATCGCGACCGCGGTCGACTTCATCCTTCAAACGTCGGAGGCGCTCGCGGAGGCGCACTGCCAGGGGATGGTCCATCGCGACCTCAAGCCCGCGAACCTCTTCGTCACGAAGCGCGCCGACGGTCACGACCTCGTGAAGGTCCTCGACTTCGGGATCTCGAAGGTGATCGACGCGGGGGGCGAGAGCGCGCTGACGAAGGCGGGCACGATGCTCGGCTCCCCGCTCTACATGGCGCCGGAGCAGATCCGCTCGTTCAGCGCCGTCGACGGACGCACCGACATCTGGTCGCTCGCGATCGTCCTTCACGAGTGCCTCGTCGGCCGGCCGCCCTTCGACGGCGACTCGCTCCCGGAGCTGTGCGGGCGGATCCTCGACGAGCCCGCGCCGCCCATCCGTGCGAAGCGGCCGGACATCCCCGAGGCGCTCGAGCAGGTCATCCTCCGATGCCTCGCGAAGGACCCCGCCGCCAGGTTCGCCAACGTCGCCGAGCTCGCGAACGCGCTCGCGCCGTTTGCATCGGACTTCGGACGCCAGTCCGTCGCCACGATCGCCGGTGTCTTCGCGACGGCGGGGATCGAGGTCCCGCGCTCCTCGACCGCGCCCGCGCCGATCGCCCCGGTCGCGGCGCCGACACCGACACCGAAGACGAGAGACCGCACGCTCTTCGATCCGACCTTGGCGTCGCAACGGACGCCGCCCTCCGCGACCGGTCCCTTCTCGCCCGTCGGCGCCAGCACGACCGGCAAAGCGTGGGGGCCGCCGCGCGCTTCGAGCCCGCCGCCGATCACGGCCAAGAAGACGGACGACAACACCGCCGCGATCGCGATCGGCGCCGTCGTCGCCGGCCTGGCCGTGCTCGGGCTCGTCGGCGTCCTGGTCGCCCCCGCGATCCGGGCACGACGAGCCGAACCGACGGCGAGCCCGGAGAGCGCGCCTCCGCCCGTGACCGTGACCGTCACCGTGACCGCCAGCGCGCCGCCGCCGCCGCCGGTCGTCGACGCCGCCGTCGCGGACGTCCCGGTCCCGGACGCCGCTCCGCCCGCGATCGCGCCAGCGCCGGCGCCGGCGCCGGTGAAGGTCGACTGCACGGAGCCGTACGTCTTCGATGCGACGGGGAGGAAGCGTTGGAAGCCCGAATGCGTTCACTGA